TTTAGGAATGGGAATTAGTGCATTAGTTTTTAAAAGATTTTTTAGTCAAGAAGAAAGAGGAATGGGAACTGCTGCAATTATTATGGGTACAATTGGAATCTCAGAAGGAGCTATACCATTTGCAATTCGAGATCCAAAAAAAGCAATTATATGTAATGTGCTTGGTGGAATGGTTGCAGGAGCAATTGCAGGAGCATTTAAAATAGAAGATTTTGCAGCACATGGGGGACCCTATTGTTGCATTTTTAGGAGCCGTTCCTTATGGTTCTCAAATTGCAATTTATTTCATTTCGGTGGGTGTAGGAGTTGCTTTAACAGTATTTTCATATGGTTTACTTTTAATAGCAAGTCAAGGAAAAATAGGCTTTGTAAAAGAAGCACACCTAAAAAATATAGAAAAAATTAATAATAATTGAGCTGAAAAAATTACAGAATTAAAAAATGAAATTTCATTAAAAAAAGATAAGTTAAAATTATCAAAAATTGATAATGAAAAACAAAAGATTTATGAGGAAATTCAAAAATTAAAAAATGAAATTAATGACTATAAAAAAAATAGAAGGCAAGAAATTAATAAAGCAAAGTTAGTATTAAATTCTTTAAAAAATGAGGAATCTAAGTTTGTAAAAACTCAAAAACAAAATTTGATGGAGTTTAAAAAAAATGAACTAAAATTAAAAAATGAGTTAATTCAAAATTTAGTGAAACAAAAAACTGAAAAAATATCAAATTTAGATAAATATCAGAAAAAAGAATATTTATCTAAATTTAAAAATAATATTGAAAAAATTAAGGAAAAATATAATAGTAATATAATTAATAAAAATATTTCCTTAAGAAAAGAGTTTGTAAATAGTTATAATAATAAATTTTAAATATTTAAAAAATAGGTTTTACTTATTTTTTTTATTTTAGAATATATAATATATTTATATAAAAGGAGAAAATTAAAATGAAAGATATAAAAGAAATCTTTGAGTCGTATTTAAAATTAGTTGAAAATCAAATTACTTTTATTGGAAGGGTTAGAAGTCATAGGCAAAGTAAAGTGGTTTCTTTTTTAGTTTTAAATGATGGAACAACAATTAATGATATTCAAGTTGTTTATAAAAACGATATAGAAAATTATGATTTAGTATCACAAGGTAGAGTAAGTTCAATTTTTGAAGTTACTGGAAATTTAATTTTAACTTCTGGTAAGCCTCAACCTTTTGAAATTCAAGCAACAAAAATTAATTTATTAGATCAGTCTATTGAAGAATACCCTTTGCAGAAAAAAGAACATTCACAAGAATTTTTACGTGAAATTGCTCATTTACGTGCAAGAACAAAAACTTTTCAAGCAATCTTTAAAATAAGATCTTCTGCAGCTTTTGCAATTCATAAATTTTTTCAAGAAAAAAATTTTGTTTATGTCAACTCTCCAATAATTACTGAAAATGATGCTGAAGGTGCAGGTGAAGCTTTTGTTGTAACAACAAGAACTGATGGAAAATATAGTCAAGATTTTTTTGGGAAAAAAGCAGCTTTAACTGTATCAGGTCAATTGAATGCTGAAGCATATGCGCAAGCTTTTAAAAATGTTTATACTTTTGGACCTACATTTAGAGCAGAAAATTCTTATACTTCAAAACACGCTGCAGAATTTTGAATGATTGAACCAGAAATGGCCTTTGTTGATTTATCTATTAACTTAGAAGTTATTGAAGAATTAATAAAATATATTGTAAATTATTTATTTGATAATAATATTGATGAGCTAAAATTCTGTAATGATAATTTGGAAGCAGGCTTGATTGAAAAATTAAATATTCTAAGAAACTCAAACTTTGCAGTAAATTCTTATGAACAAGTAATAGAAATCTTGAAGGATGCAGTTAAAAATGGTTATGTATTTGAAGAAAATAATATTGAATTTGGCTTAGATTTAGGAACAGAACATGAGAGATATATTTGTGAAGTTGTAAATAAAAAGCCTACTTTTGTTACTAATTATCCAAAGGAAATAAAAGCATTTTATATGAAGCAAAATAGTGATAATAGAACAGTTGCAGCAGCAGATTTATTAGTTCCAGGAATTGGTGAATTAGTTGGTGGAAGTCAAAGAGAAGATAACTATGAAAAGTTAATAAAAAGATCAGAGGAAATGGGCATGAATCCAAAAGATTTATGATGATATAATGATTTAAGAAAATATGGTTATTATAAGTCTTCTGGATTTGGTTTAGGTTTTGAAAGATTAATCATGTATGTAACAGGAGCAAGTAATATAAGAGATGTAATTCCTTTTCCAAGAACTCCAAAAAATTTATTTTTTTAATAAAAAAATAAATGGAAAATTTACTATTTTTTTTATTTCAAATTAGATAATATTATTTCTTTTTAAAATATTAAATTTAT
This genomic window from Spiroplasma taiwanense CT-1 contains:
- the asnS gene encoding asparagine--tRNA ligase; translation: MKDIKEIFESYLKLVENQITFIGRVRSHRQSKVVSFLVLNDGTTINDIQVVYKNDIENYDLVSQGRVSSIFEVTGNLILTSGKPQPFEIQATKINLLDQSIEEYPLQKKEHSQEFLREIAHLRARTKTFQAIFKIRSSAAFAIHKFFQEKNFVYVNSPIITENDAEGAGEAFVVTTRTDGKYSQDFFGKKAALTVSGQLNAEAYAQAFKNVYTFGPTFRAENSYTSKHAAEFWMIEPEMAFVDLSINLEVIEELIKYIVNYLFDNNIDELKFCNDNLEAGLIEKLNILRNSNFAVNSYEQVIEILKDAVKNGYVFEENNIEFGLDLGTEHERYICEVVNKKPTFVTNYPKEIKAFYMKQNSDNRTVAAADLLVPGIGELVGGSQREDNYEKLIKRSEEMGMNPKDLWWYNDLRKYGYYKSSGFGLGFERLIMYVTGASNIRDVIPFPRTPKNLFF